A region of the Pseudomonas silesiensis genome:
GAGGTTGCCTTTGTGCGAGCCCATCTTGACCTTGAACGCAGGCACGCCATTGGCGCGCATGATCATTTCTTCCGGCATGTCCACCGGGATAATGTCCCCCGGCTGCATGTTCAGGATGTCCCGCAGGCGCAACTGGCGACGGGCAACCGTGGCCCCGATCGGCACGTCGACATCCAGCACGTCCTGGCGCAGGGCGTTGACCCAGCGCTCGTCCTGATCGTCGAGGTCCGACTGGAAGCCGGCGTCGAGCATTTCGCGCACCGGCTCGATCATCGAATAGGGCATGGTCACGTGCAGGTCGCCGCCACCGCCATCGAGCTCGATGTGGAAGGTCGACACCACAACGGCCTCGCTCGGGCCGACGATGTTGGCCATGGCCGGGTTCACTTCCGAGTTCATGTACTCGAAGTTCACCTCCATGATCGCCTGCCAGGCTTCCTTCAGATCGACGAAGGCCTGCTCGAGCACCATGCGCACCACGCGCAGTTCGGTCGGGGTGAATTCACGCCCTTCGATCTTGGCGTGACGGCCGTCGCCGCCGAAAAAGTTGTCCACCAGCTTGAACACCAGCTTGGCATCGAGGATGAACAGCGCGGTGCCGCGCAAGGGTTTGATCTTGACCAGGTTGAGGCTGGTCGGCACGTACAGCGAGTGCACGTATTCGCCGAACTTCATCACCTGCACACCACCGACGGCCACGTCCGCCGAACGGCGCAGCAGGTTGAACATGCTGATGCGGGTATAGCGGGCGAAGCGTTCGTTGATCATCTCCAGGGTCGGCATGCGTCCACGGACGATGCGATCCTGGCTGGTCAGGTCATAACTTTTGACAGTGCCGGGTTCGGCAGCGATATCGGTCTGTACCAGCCCATCGTCGACACCGTGCAACAGCGCGTCGATCTCATCCTGGGACAGCAGGTCCTGCACGGCCATGTCGTGTTCCTACTGCAGTACGAAATTAGTGAAAAGCAATTGTTCGATGACGACTTTGCCGAGTTCCTTGTGCGCCACTTCCTGGACGCTGGCCGTGGCTTTCTGCCGCAACATTTCCTGGCCGACCGGGGATGCCAGCGTGGCGAAGTCCTGCCCGGAGAACAGCATGACCAGGTTATTGCGGATCACCGGCATGTGCGCCTTGAGCGCGTCCAGATCGGCTTGATCGCGACCCTGCAGGGTGATGCTCACCTGCATGTAGCGCTGGCGGCCGTTCTGGTTGTAGTTGGCAATGAAGGCCGGAATCAGGGGCACGAAAACCGCCGGCTGTTTGCCGACAACCACGGTTTCCGGTGCGGCGGCTGGCTTGCTCTGGGGGCTGTGCATGAAGTACCAGGTGGCCCCTCCGGACAAGCCTATCGCCAGCAGCAGGGCGCCCGCTATCGCAATGATCAACTTGATCTTGCCTTTGGTTGCGGGGTCTTTAACTGCGTCGTCGCTCTTCGCCATGCCAATAATCCGTCACTAATCGGGGTTTCACGGTTGCAGGCTTGGGAAGAGCAAGTGTTATGCCAGAAATGTCATGGGGCCAGGGAGACGGCAGGCCCTCCTGTAGGAGCGAGGCTTGCCCGCGAAGCAGACAATGCGGTTTATCATTTAAACCGCGTTACCCTTCTTCGCGGGCAAGCCTCGCTCCTACAGGAAGGGTTGTGTTTGGTCAGGCGTAATAGTCGACGGCGCTGGAGCCGATGATGCTGGTCGTGCTGGCTGCCACTTCGGCGACTGTGGGCGCACTCTCGTCATCCATGGCGTCAAGGCGACCACCGCTGGAACCGGTGCGACCACTTTCCCCCTGCCTGGCCTGTTCCTGCCCCTGGCCCTGCCAGCCACGAGACTGATCGGACACATTGACATCAACCTGCCCCATGCCCTGCTGCGCAAACATCTCGCGCAAGCGATGCATCTGCCCGTCCAGCGCTTCGCGAACACCTGGATGCGCGCTCATGAAGGTGACCTGGGTCTGCTGATCCGGAACCATGTTCACGCGAATGTCGAGGCGTCCGAGTTCGGCCGGTTGCAACTGGATGTCGGCGGCCTTGAGGTTGGCGCTGGACAGGTACATGACCCGGTTTACCACTTCTTCGCTCCAGCCACTTTGATGCATGGCGATCGGCTGGTTCACCGGCAGCGCGTTAGCGGTTTTCGGCGTGGCCGCCTGGGTCAGCGCCGCCAGACGGCTGGCAAAATCGTCGACACGGGTATCGCTGCCGGCGGCCTTCAAGTCTTTCAAACCGTCATCGAGCAGGCCGCTGAAGGCCTTGTCACCGCTTTCGGCACTGTCCTTTTCGGCCTGCACGTCAAGCATGCCCGCCTTGCCGACGACCAGGTTTTGCGCTGCGGCCGGCTCGCCATCGGCCTTGGTCGAGGTCGAGGTCGGCAACGCGGGTGGCTGGGCCTGGCTGGAAGCGGAAACGTGCCCGCTTTGCTCCATGGCCATGCGCAAGGCTGGCAGGGCATCGAGGGGGTCGGCCTGGGGATCGAATCCGGCATCAGCGGTGACGGCGGCGGTCATTGCCACAAGAATCGGCTGCTCGTCTTGGGGTGGCACGGCATCTGCCACTGGTGGAGTTTGCGCACCGAGTGCGGGATCTGCAGCATCGGTGGTCGGGTCAACCGCCGCCTCGGTGACAGAGGTGACAGAGGTGTCAGCGGCATCCGCACCTTCGCTGGCAATCTTTTCATCGGCCGCCGGTTTATCAGCGGGCAAGGATTTGCCGCTATCGGCAACGGGCGGTTTCGCGGCGGCAGCCTTGTCGTGGCTGACGTCCTGTTTGACCGGCCCATGCGCTACGTTGTCGCGCATTGGCTTGACCGGTCTTTCGTTCACCGCCGAAGGGGTATTGCGAGCCTGATTGGCGTAGACATGAGCGAAGCCGGATGCCTTGCCCCCGGGCTCGGCGACCTGCGCCGGTGGATTGGCGAAAGCCGCTTTGGCCTTGGACCGGGCGGCGGCCTGGAGAAGAATATCGGGGGTTACGGGCATGGAACGGTCTCCGCCGCACTGGGATTGTAAGTACAGTGACGGAGATGAAAGCAAAGGTCGCGCCAGGTTTAGTACCAGGCGTTAAAAGCGTGGGACGATCGCCTTGGTCGGCGAACTACGCCGACATTCCGCCTCATACAGCGGCCGGACCA
Encoded here:
- the fliM gene encoding flagellar motor switch protein FliM, which produces MAVQDLLSQDEIDALLHGVDDGLVQTDIAAEPGTVKSYDLTSQDRIVRGRMPTLEMINERFARYTRISMFNLLRRSADVAVGGVQVMKFGEYVHSLYVPTSLNLVKIKPLRGTALFILDAKLVFKLVDNFFGGDGRHAKIEGREFTPTELRVVRMVLEQAFVDLKEAWQAIMEVNFEYMNSEVNPAMANIVGPSEAVVVSTFHIELDGGGGDLHVTMPYSMIEPVREMLDAGFQSDLDDQDERWVNALRQDVLDVDVPIGATVARRQLRLRDILNMQPGDIIPVDMPEEMIMRANGVPAFKVKMGSHKGNLALQVIEPIVRR
- the fliL gene encoding flagellar basal body-associated protein FliL, translating into MAKSDDAVKDPATKGKIKLIIAIAGALLLAIGLSGGATWYFMHSPQSKPAAAPETVVVGKQPAVFVPLIPAFIANYNQNGRQRYMQVSITLQGRDQADLDALKAHMPVIRNNLVMLFSGQDFATLASPVGQEMLRQKATASVQEVAHKELGKVVIEQLLFTNFVLQ
- a CDS encoding flagellar hook-length control protein FliK: MPVTPDILLQAAARSKAKAAFANPPAQVAEPGGKASGFAHVYANQARNTPSAVNERPVKPMRDNVAHGPVKQDVSHDKAAAAKPPVADSGKSLPADKPAADEKIASEGADAADTSVTSVTEAAVDPTTDAADPALGAQTPPVADAVPPQDEQPILVAMTAAVTADAGFDPQADPLDALPALRMAMEQSGHVSASSQAQPPALPTSTSTKADGEPAAAQNLVVGKAGMLDVQAEKDSAESGDKAFSGLLDDGLKDLKAAGSDTRVDDFASRLAALTQAATPKTANALPVNQPIAMHQSGWSEEVVNRVMYLSSANLKAADIQLQPAELGRLDIRVNMVPDQQTQVTFMSAHPGVREALDGQMHRLREMFAQQGMGQVDVNVSDQSRGWQGQGQEQARQGESGRTGSSGGRLDAMDDESAPTVAEVAASTTSIIGSSAVDYYA